Proteins encoded together in one Lathyrus oleraceus cultivar Zhongwan6 chromosome 5, CAAS_Psat_ZW6_1.0, whole genome shotgun sequence window:
- the LOC127087909 gene encoding uncharacterized protein LOC127087909: protein MADPYYPYPTSAPSDGANFARSSYAGYIPSEAPPLASPRPKSTEFPGYGTDYLHKDVSLFRTEPYGVDDTRGSRVHSEPNVAGYSPLEDPKLSTKRDTLPGVDPGIPDAIANNERSISKSSYDALPASAAESNILFVGGLPKDCTRREVGHLFRPFIGYKDIKVVHKEPRRSGDKAMIFCFVEFNEPKCALTAMEALQGYKFDDKKPDSPTLKIQFAHFPFRPPTDDRQ, encoded by the exons ATGGCGGATCCCTATTACCCATACCCAACTTCTGCACCTTCCGACGGAG CAAACTTTGCCAGAAGTAGCTATGCCGGTTACATTCCATCCGAGGCACCACCGTTGGCCTCTCCTCGTCCTAAATCAACTGAATTTCCGGGCTACGGAACAGATTACCTGCATAAAGAT GTAAGCTTGTTTCGGACGGAACCATATGGTGTTGATGATACCAGGGGATCTAGAGTTCACTCCGAACCTAACGTTGCGGGTTATTCTCCTCTTGAAGATCCTAAATTAAGTACAAAAAGAGATACTCTGCCGGGTGTTGATCCAGGTATTCCTGATGCAATTGCAAACAATGAAAGATCAATCTCTAAAAGCAGTTATGATGCCCTCCCAGCTTCAGCTGCGGAATCAAACATTTTGTTTGTGGGTGGCCTTCCAAAAGACTGTACTAGAAGGGAAGTAGGCC ATCTTTTCCGTCCTTTTATTGGCTATAAGGATATCAAAGTTGTTCACAAGGAGCCAAGACGA AGTGGGGACAAGGCTATGATTTTTTGTTTTGTGGAGTTTAATGAACCCAAATGCGCTCTCACCGCTATGGAAGCTCTGCAAG GCTACAAGTTTGATGATAAAAAACCTGATTCGCCAACCTTAAAAATCCAGTTTGCACACTTTCCTTTCCGCCCGCCAACTGATGATCGACAATAA